The DNA window TTaccaaaaattttttttttaaaaatagcattTTCTATAATAGAAAATGAAGTGAAAATTCATCATAAAGGCCTATTCACATATTTCTATTTTTACAGACATGAAAAATGCGCTTCAAGTTTTtagaacaaacacacattaacagtGTCTTTCAGAGTTCAAAACTGACACACTACAATGCTGCAACAGATTTTGAATTAGATTTGAATTAGAACCTGTTCTATATTCTGCGTTTGACGGATGCGTTAAAAACAGGCTGACCAATCGAAGCACTGTTGTCATTgttacagaccaaacaaatgagcaggaaGACCATGGCTGGAAAGTTCACTGAACACAAAAGCTTAACAGGCAACACAATGGCTCCTAAAATGTAgcggttaaagaaaatatactCTCTCATAATGAGAGGAGCAATATGCAGAATAAGAGCCTCAAACTGCTCCAATGACCCATAAAAATGACAGTGCCTGtcatttagttaaaaaaaattcttcATCACTCTTACTCTATTAAAccatttcttcttcctcttccagcaTCTTCCTGCAAGTGTTAAGGCAAAAAGTGCATCcgatttggtgtgtgtgtgtgtgtgtataaaggtTAAAACTGCATCCATTTTATTCCTgcgaaaaaaaaactgtacccTGTGTGAATAGGCCTTAATAGACTTCCAACGTGTTGCTAACCTCATCTAACGTTTTGTCCTCCAAAGACATCAAGTCCACCATAGGGTTCTTAACACCTTGAACAACCATGGACTTTAAACCTGTGACAAAAATAAGCATTGGAGGCCAGAAGTATTAGTTCTTTATGAAAACTTCAAGAAAAGCTCATAAGTAAAATTTAAATACTTGTCAAAATTTGGCATTACCTTTTTCATCTTGCTTGGCACACTCAGAAAATATATCTTGCTGGCCAGTGTTAATGCGATCTCTGTGGAAGTAGTGTGACTGAAAGAAGCGTGTCCAGAACTCCTTCTCTGTCAGGTTGTGAGGCACATTTTCGGCATACTTTTGTTTGACTGCATATAGGAGGGAGATTTAACATTATGTATTTGTTGAGATTATGAATTGTATTCCATTTCATAATTAAGATGTCCTCATAGAACTGAAACATACAAAAACTCAAAcgatatatgtttaaaaaaaaaagaataaattcaAATTTAGATGGTTTAACAATAAAcagtccatgtgtctgtgttaaGGAGATGTTTCTATTCATAAGATCATATTTGATGTAATTTACTGACAGCTCACACAATGACTTCTCACCTGTGGGATAGGTTCTGAAGATTGACTCAATAATGTCAGACGTCAGGTTGTATTTCAAACCATTACAGCCATCTGTCTGTGGCCTAATGTCAGCCTGTAATCAGAGCAGTGCGcaaattaaaataacagctaCTCATGATAAGTACATATGGACTGATATCTATTGAAAATTGTTTTTGTATTCAGCCCACCAGAAAAGCTGCTGATATTCCCACTTCTTGCTTGTTGTTGTTGGAGAGGGCATGATCTTCTGAATTCAGTTTTAATCGATTGGCCCAAAATTCCTCTGCACTGATAACCTGGCTTACTACCAGATCCTTATAAAGCTGAAATAGCACTGGATCCTCCTGCAACATCCTGGAGAAATGACAGTCTTCTTAAATATATGTGCTTAtttcaatgttttatttatgcacttttaaaaacatctgaACATGTCCTCATGCTTCAAAACATGAGTAATAAATGTAGTAACATTTATTAGTGGAAATGATAAATCTCTGTGGATGAAATTGATATAAAATGAAATTTCACCTGTTTTTCTCCTCTAGTTCTTTGTTTGCTTTCTTCTTAAACTTGGGCAGAAGTTGCTGCAAGAGGTCTTTGGCAGCATCCCGGTCCTTTAGAGCTGTGCTTTCATTAGCAAAGTGGAAGGTGGTACTTTCTCCTGTGTGTAGCACTAACTGAAGCTGGATCTTTGCCTTGCCATCTGGACTAATTTTCTGACCTGTTCatatagaagaagaaaaaaaaaaaaaaaaaaaaaaaaaaaaagtcaaaagaAGAACACTacatgtgattttatttttttttttttaactaaaaatATGCTCAATACAGAAAAGTTCTCAACCTTATTTACAGTGTGATCGTGAAAAAGGTTTCATTGCACCACAAATATGATATAAGGAGGTACTGATAAAATCCACTATTGTAGGTATGCAGCAGCAGTTGCTGTGTATATATTATTACACTGTTTAGCAATTGACATGACTGAACTAATTTCATTCTAcaatgcaggaaaaaaaaaagtcagaaacaAAAACCAGCATTCACGAAAGAATCgcaattaatttattgtctgtctGACaacttatccacttcagggtcgtggtgggtccagagcttgcccggaatcactgggcgcaaggcaggaaaataCCCCAGAGTCGTTCACAATgcgacacaccctcacacactcaaatttagggacacttgagttgccaataccaacatgtgttttttttttttggaccgcaagaggaaaccaaagcacctggaggaaaacccacatggacatggggagaacacaccaaactcttcacagactggGACTCaatcccacaaccccaggaacctggagaAGTATGACAGCAACGGTGCTGCCCAAATCCCAATTCAGAGAAAATTATTTGGTGTGGCAGAACAAAAAAAGCCCACATAGAAAATGAGGTGCTACTTGCGGGTTGTGGCTAATGTCACAGTACAAAGTAGCGACCACTTTGGGGgacctactcattactcaaactcatgacttaaataaaaactgtgatatttaaattgatttattgtttctgtcaatACTTCTTGTGCTCctttagattttaaaaagaaagaaatgcaagtatggatccctgacccatCTATCTGcatcacatttgtaaacagagctctattAGTCCATAGAGGAGCTCCGGCCACATCCCCAAGTAGTGCCATACTCCTTACAtggtgcacatcacagataaaactaataatacagaCTGTACTTAGATGCTCATTCAACAGGGAATTTATATTTCACTCAAAATAGTTTTTGACCTACAACAAAAACGTGAGCGCacaaaccattattttatgactgactgtGCCCTTCGAAGGGTGTAGGGAGATGTTTAAGATTTAAGGATTTAggactgaagcttgtatatgatctatgtatgaataactcagattagacaaaagagcagagaaacGGATTAGAGACTGGTGTGCTTACAGTTTTCAATTAGCTCCCATGATAAAAAAATGCTAATGAGGCTAACcaaatttaactgtttttttcccctcctcatAATACTATACAGAAACGGTGGGTTTCTGTGCTTCAGGGAGCTGTAAaactctctccagtgcagggagaggaACAGTGTATGAAAAATGTATTCTTTCCCTATTCATTTACATTAGCACTGTGCTATACAACCAGCCAATCAGCCCCCAGTGTGCCACTGAAAAAAACTTTATATGTCACTGCAAACCCATGAACAGATCTGTGCATATAAACTACACAGAGTAATACACATAACACATCTGTGTTAACAAATACAGAGCAGATGTGGCAGTGGGTATTAATAGTATAATTTTGCTTTGATTCCTGCTAAAGAAGCAAGTGATTTTAGCGAGCCCTGAAAGGATTTTTTGCAGTGACATGATATTTAGTGTAGAAACATTCTTGTGAACTAGTTGAATCTTATTTTGActcaaaaaaatgaacaaaacaattTCCCACAAGTGCCCAAACATGTCATACAACTACATACAATATCaccaaaaaatattaaagaataAACACAGCACATGATAAATTAGTCAGCTATTAAATTTTAATTGCATTATATAATGTGTCTAAACAGAACACAGATTTGGATGCCTGTGAATGAAGGAGATAGTTAGTTGATCAATTAAAATCACCATCACACAATCCAGTTTTATGTACCAGCTTGGCCAAGATTGGGAAGGGGAAGTATGACAACCAATAGGAGCAGGTCATTGTCGAAGCATGTAAAGCACAAGTGCTACATTAAaggacaaacacaaaaaaataggTTTCCCATAACCCATAACCCTTATTTTACATCTACCCATTGTTTTCAAGTGTAGGcaaggggtgaaatggggaaTGTTATTTTGGGTGTGAAATACCTCAAACATAACTGAACATAACAGTGGCCAGTTGATggtgtacacagcaaatatttgTACTTTTGTAAATCGTTTTGAATAAAAGCATCTGCTAAATCTTGTAAATGTATATGTAATAATAGCAGTGTCAGGACACAAACATGTACTGACACAGGTATtcatacatttacaaacatgtatAAACGTACTGTAACTACGTCCAAAAGAATGAGCATTACAAAAGGTGGAACTAAATTTAGAGATTTTAGTGATGCTGGTTTCAGGTTAAAGCATTCTGTTTGCTTGAGTACAAAATATATATCTACAAATATTGGTCTGAACTATTGGTTAAACTGAATCATCTGTATGATGCagatcatttttaaacaaatatttactgaTAAAATTCTGACATTGTGTATCCTAATCCAGTGACAGTGTCTCACTCAGAAAAGTCTTCACCGTTTAGAGAGGATTCAACTGACTGTGGAGACAAAAACTGTGAAAGAATAGAAACAGATACCCTTCATTCTGAATGGTGTGAAGAAAAATGTCCAGTACCCAAACCAATTCCAATTAAACAGatgaaaacaaaccaagaaTCTGTCAACTCAAATGACAAATTAGAATTTTTGACACATGTCGATCCGTGCAGCACCCTAAACAAAAGGCTGGTAACTGTACAAGAGATCACTCACAGCGGATGTCAGCATACAGGTGGCTGACCGTGAAGCGATCTTTTCCCTCTGGCCCCCAGGCTATACGCTCAGTCATAAGATAAAGTGTACCATCCTGCTTCCTCTGCCGGACTCTCTTCACCACCAACAGCACTTCTTCCGACAGGGCTGCCATAACtgtttaaaaaattcaaacagtaaaacaaacaaacaaacaaacaaacatggaaaAAGCAATCCATCATTAACATACACAATAGCAAATAtgtctgtaaaatatacatatgtgagggggaaaaaaaagactgcAGTGGGCATGTCCATCAAATATTTCTTTCACATTGCGTGGACTGCTTCTAAGGCATTCCCACTATTTTCAGCACAATTAATCTGGACAGTGAGAGTTATGTTTCATACCATGTAGGTTTTCAATAAAATCTAAAGAACATGAAAGAGGTTCCTTACAGTACTGCTTGCACACTGTACTTTCCCTAAACAAATCAAGGGGAGCACAATTTTCCGCCATATGTCATGCACTTTCTAACAAAAGATAAATTGCATGTTGTTATCTACTTCCTGTACTCTGTACAATGACAAAGTACCTTCCCATCTACCTATCCTTCTATGTTCATACATGCACACATCAGACAACAGCAGGGATTTTATTCCATACCTCCACAGCCCAGTCTTAGTTActgtttgctttttaaaaatgtaatatttcacaATTCTCTGTTTGATTTGTAAAATCCTCTTCTGAATTCAGCTCCTCAGTAAAGGCTTTGTGGCATTTACAAATAATTTCAAAGCCATAGCATTTAGTTGTCGTCCTACTAGGGTTGCAAAATTACAGGAATTTTCGATGTTGGGAAATTTACCATGGGAATTAACAGGTAATTATGGGAATTAATGGGAAAGCTAAATATAAACTTACATATAGttggtaataaaaaaaaaatactgaagcatgatcttggctaaaataattGGAAATGATACCAAAACAGTTGAACAGCAAAGCTGCTCCTCAATCCCAGTCACATGGCACATTGCACATTAAAGAGCTATTGAGACAATACCCCCTGCACTGTTTATTCCTCCATCACACGTACAGCATATGTCTAGATGATTTCTAGAAACCTGACATTCACCTACTGAAAGCAAACGTTTGGACCAAAGTACTACCTAAAGGCAGGTATGTTTTGACAtggttcatatttttattgacagtaatagcattaaaacatttaagcaaCTGTTAAATCAAGGTGTAATTTCACAGTTGCTTTCTGTTAAATAAGAAAAGCTCAATGAGCAATTTCATTTAAGATAATATTTTACCAAGAGGTTAGCTTACCAAGGCTAGCTACCTATATTTTCTGCCTCAACCAAGAATTaatacttattatttatttagcattttgaAGACCTTTAGCTTTAGTGTTTTTacactttgtcattttatttaatagaaaAATGCCACGTGCATCAACTATGACATCAAAGATGTCAtagttattatttgtattgttatgcCTTCATGTCTGCTGTTGACACAAAAAGGGGGTATGTTGATAATCCAATATTTCCAATAAAATCCCAAATTTCCAtggaaagtttacattttttaatatttccaaAGTTCCCATGGAAAGTTAAGGGTAATTTACTGGACATTTAATCGGAAATGTTCCAACCCTACATCCTACAGTAGAAGGATGGACAGAGGactttgtttatgttctcttAGAGATTGAATCTACAAGTCCTATTAACCCAATGGGGATAGTTTTCTTGTGCACACTGTTTTgctcattgatttttttttacagttcttCTATCTAATCTA is part of the Hoplias malabaricus isolate fHopMal1 chromosome 4, fHopMal1.hap1, whole genome shotgun sequence genome and encodes:
- the gtf2h1 gene encoding general transcription factor IIH subunit 1 produces the protein MAALSEEVLLVVKRVRQRKQDGTLYLMTERIAWGPEGKDRFTVSHLYADIRCQKISPDGKAKIQLQLVLHTGESTTFHFANESTALKDRDAAKDLLQQLLPKFKKKANKELEEKNRMLQEDPVLFQLYKDLVVSQVISAEEFWANRLKLNSEDHALSNNNKQEVGISAAFLADIRPQTDGCNGLKYNLTSDIIESIFRTYPTVKQKYAENVPHNLTEKEFWTRFFQSHYFHRDRINTGQQDIFSECAKQDEKGLKSMVVQGVKNPMVDLMSLEDKTLDEGYGSFTVPPNSSKTVKENSNSAIIKRFNHHSAMVLAAGLRKVDTPNDQASETSSTDGNSRDSDFFQPPVKKVKLQEAIEYEDLQNEAGIKTIALNLKKSDRYSHGPVPLQSHHYSTSQDIINSVSCIQEEMTCYKPCLTQVMSSSVASSAITALSPGGVLMQAGVQQAISQLVPTDVQNELKHLYTAVGELLRHFWSCFPVNTPFLEEKVVKMRSNLERFQSTKLHPFQEKIQREYLSTNLTSHLEEMIQAAYNKFHAWQTRRMMRKT